From the Anabas testudineus chromosome 23, fAnaTes1.2, whole genome shotgun sequence genome, one window contains:
- the ptpro gene encoding receptor-type tyrosine-protein phosphatase O isoform X4, whose amino-acid sequence MSTPLLLLAVCVHCFIQRTAAFHVTLNEDGLIVATLEPSDLRENVTTYAAQISGEPRLILVPFVNVSEPLLINASFHGLCYTVGLLVKLGQTWSRPMKTVPVLTKPLPVRRVQLSDYKESPETGVVFEIDAPARNVFSRVNISYTEGQERRSMLYKDFYKGKTVFKHWLPGVCYRNITFQLISEATVYQTALVSQSAVTHTPVHHRTVPYPPLNISRKIIHLSQGADPGKAPSVVRPAGGQDGRQASRRARDVPLMEEQEVEEMQPEEGNNSEETIGPVTQVPFDPPQNLTGAPSVDLNSPQWTEAHTQSYWLDPTEPSPADRDEEFVNAVVSEYEDSNEPGSGMGFSTESFVQPTKLPPILLELRWLPPRPPTSYDGFNIYIYRDGNSTETATVDENTHEFFTVLTEPGTYRVQVTTLSSSGDCEARESAADTGFTFYLSPGGELLEELRERPQAVSVRLLDSSTAAVSWAPSSENHNGSLVSVVSTTCLKPSLSQRMENTYCSEENSTSDLITNLTPGAQYRVAVYHTNGPLISPPSEPVIIDIEPTGVRELTVYPLSPTAVILSWQRPYHVAFRKYVLQTFFFNPVTLASEWTTYYEIAATASVIASVRVTDLLPAWYYNFRVSMVTWGEPPLSCCDSSTASFVTAPEAPHISSVDYSHGVLYVRWTYGELFIDLSHSRMLHWQVVAVGKKGPERSYSVDVTRNVMRASLPLPPGDIYNLTVTACTERSRNTSTPNIIKLEPAPPRSLYAVNATHSSVTLLWTEEGVVDFYQVLCKPSKASKERKAREPQTSNSHVVTVSGLMPLSTYNCSVTSFSYSTPSKPAHITVTTSAKEMNPSVAAISALAVLSILLIGLLVLFLLVLRKKHLQMTRECGAETFVNFASFERDGKLPYNCPVQLDDFEAFFKDMSKDSAYKFSLQFEELKSVGLDLSHDAADLPVNRPKNRYTNILPYDFSRVKLMSMHNDEGSDYINGNYIPGYKHAKEYIATQGPLPETRNDFWKMVLQQKSPIIVMLTQCNERRRVKCDHYWPFTDEPVMYGEISVEMLSETESPEWIIRKFRLGYADETQDVLHLNYTSWPDHGVPTVNAIESILQFVLIVRQQANRTRDPIIVHCSAGVGRTGTFIALDRLMQHIREHEFVDILGMVSEMRSHRLSMVQTEEQYVFIHQCVLLMWQKKKQQSITSDVIYENASKT is encoded by the exons AGAACCGCTGCGTTCCACGTGACCCTGAACGAGGACGGTCTGATTGTGGCGACCCTCGAGCCTTCAGACCTGCGGGAGAACGTCACAACATATGCTGCTCAGATCTCTGGAGAACCGCGACTGATCCTGGTTCCCTTTGTGAACGTCAGCGAGCCTCTGCTGATCAACGCCTCGTTTCATGGCCTCTGCTACACTGTGGGACTTCTAGTTAAACTGGGACAGACCTGGTCCAGACCCATGAAGACCGTACCTGTCCTCACGA AGCCGCTTCCTGTCCGCAGAGTCCAGTTATCAGACTATAAAGAGTCTCCGGAGACGGGTGTGGTGTTTGAAATCGACGCTCCAGCCAGAAACGTCTTCAGCAGAGTCAACATTAGCTACACAGAGGGACAGGAGCGGCGCTCGATGCTCTACAAAG ATTTCTACAAGGGGAAGACGGTGTTCAAACACTGGTTACCTGGGGTGTGTTACCGAAACATCACCTTCCAGCTCATCTCTGAGGCCACCGTGTACCAGACTGCGCTGGTGTCCCAAAGCgccgtcacacacacacctgtgcaccACAGGACAG TGCCCTACCCTCCCCTCAACATCTCACGTAAGATCATCCACCTGAGTCAGGGAGCGGATCCAGGTAAAGCCCCCAGCGTTGTTCGTCCTGCGGGGGGTCAGGATGGTCGGCAAGCTTCCCGTCGAGCCCGCGACGTCCcactgatggaggagcaggaggtggaggagatgcAGCCTGAGGAGGGGAACAACTCTGAGGAGACGATAGGACCCGTCACTCAGGTTCCCTTCGACCCACCGCAGAACCTGACGGGAGCCCCCAGCGTCGACCTGAACAGCCCCCAGTGGACGGAGGCCCACACTCAGAGTTACTGGCTGGATCCCACAGAGCCTTCTCCTGCCGACAGGGACGAGGAGTTCGTCAACGCTGTGGTGTCAGAGTACGAGGACTCCAACGAGCCGGGTTCAGGCATGGGTTTCTCCACCGAGTCCTTCGTCCAGCCCACTAAACTACCCCCCATCCTGCTGGAGCTGCGCTGGCTGCCTCCCAGACCCCCCACCAGCTACGACGGCTTCAACATCTACATCTACAGAGACG GAAACTCCACAGAAACCGCCACAGTGGACGAAAACACCCACGAGTTCTTCACTGTGTTAACTGAGCCGGGAACGTACCGAGTCCAGGTGACCACGCTGAGCTCGTCGGGAGACTGCGAGGCCAGAGAGAGCGCGGCCGACACGGGCTTCACCTTCTACCTGA GTCCGGGGGGTGAACTCCTGGAGGAGCTGCGGGAGCGTCCTCAGGCCGTCAGCGTCCGACTGCTGGACTCCAGCACCGCTGCCGTCTCCTGGGCTCCGTCCTCCGAGAACCACAACGGCAGCCTGGTGTCGGTGGTTTCGACGACCTGCCTGAAACCCAGTCTGAGCCAGAGGATGGAGAACACCTACTGCAGCGAG GAAAACTCGACCAGCGACCTCATCACCAACCTGACCCCTGGGGCCCAGTACAGGGTGGCTGTCTATCACACAAACGGACCCCTGATCAGCCCACCCTCTGAACCCGTTATCATCGATATAG AGCCCACAGGCGTCCGGGAGCTGACCGTCTACCCCCTGAGTCCGACAGCAGTGATCCTGAGCTGGCAGCGACCGTACCACGTCGCTTTCAGAAAGTACGTGCTGCAGACCTTCTTCTTCAACCCGGTCACGCTGGCCTCAGAGTGGACCACCTACTACGAGATCGCAGCCACCGCCTCAGTCATCGCCTCCGTG AGAGTGACAGACCTGCTGCCGGCGTGGTATTATAATTTCCGTGTTTCCATGGTGACGTGGGGCGAGCCGCCGCTCAGCTGCTGCGACAGCTCGACTGCGAGCTTCGTTACAG CTCCTGAGGCTCCTCACATCTCCTCGGTGGATTATTCTCACGGTGTTCTGTATGTGCGTTGGACGTACGGCGAGCTCTTCATCGACCTGTCACACTCCAGGATGCTGCACTGGCAGGTGGTCGCTGTCGGGAAGAAAGGACCCGAGAGGAGCTACTCTGTGGAC GTGACTCGGAACGTGATGCGGGccagcctccctctgcctccAGGTGACATCTACAACCTGACGGTGACGGCCTGCACCGAGCGCAGCAGGAACACCTCCACGCCAAACATCATCAAACTGG agcCGGCTCCTCCCAGGTCTCTGTACGCCGTGAACGCCACTCACTCGTCTGTGACTCTGCTGTGGACTGAGGAGGGGGTGGTTGACTTCTACCAGGTCCTGTGCAAACCCAGCAAAGCCAGCAAGGAGCGCAAG GCCCGGGAGCCGCAGACGTCCAACTCTCACGTGGTGACAGTTTCTGGTTTGATGCCATTGTCCACCTACAACTGCTCCGTCACCAGCTTCAGCTACAGCACCCCCAGCAAACCTGCACACATCACCGTCACCACCAGCG ccaAAGAGATGAACCCGAGTGTAGCAGCGATCTCGGCTCTGGCCGTCCTCAGCATCCTGCTCATCGGCCTGCTGGTTCTGTTCCTGCTCGTCCTACGAAAGAAACACCTGCAGATGACCAG AGAATGTGGAGCAGAGACGTTCGTCAACTTCGCTTCATTTGAGAGAGACGGGAAACTACCTTACAACTG TCCGGTGCAGCTGGACGACTTCGAGGCTTTCTTCAAAGACATGAGCAAAGACTCTGCCTACAAGTTCTCTCTGCAGTTTGAG GAGCTGAAGAGTGTCGGTCTGGATCTTTCCCACGATGCAGCAGATCTGCCGGTCAACAGGCCGAAGAACAGATACACCAACATCCTCCCCT ACGACTTCAGTCGGGTCAAGTTGATGTCGATGCACAACGACGAAGGATCAGACTACATCAACGGCAACTACATACCT GGTTACAAACATGCTAAAGAGTACATCGCCACTCAGGGCCCGCTGCCTGAGACGAGGAATGACTTCTGGAAGAtggtgctgcagcagaaatCTCCCATCATCGTCATGCTTACTCAGTGCAACGAACGACGCAGG GTCAAGTGTGATCACTACTGGCCGTTCACAGATGAGCCCGTCATGTACGGAGAGATCAGCGTGGAGATGCTCTCAGAAACCGAGTCTCCGGAGTGGATCATCAGGAAGTTCCGACTGGGATAT GCCGACGAGACCCAGGACGTCCTGCATCTGAACTACACCTCTTGGCCAGACCACGGCGTCCCCACAGTCAACGCCATCGAGAGCATCCTGCAGTTCGTCCTGATCGTCCGTCAGCAGGCCAACAGAACCAGAGACCCCATCATAGTCCACTGCAG CGCCGGAGTCGGCCGGACGGGGACCTTCATCGCTCTGGATCGTCTGATGCAGCACATCAGAGAGCACGAGTTCGTCGATATCCTGGGCATGGTGTCCGAGATGCGCTCACACCGTCTCTCCATGGTCCAGACCGAG GAGCAGTATGTGTTCATCCATCAGTGCGTCCTGTTGATgtggcagaagaagaagcagcagtcCATCACCTCTGATGTCATCTACGAAAACGCCAGCAAAACATAA
- the ptpro gene encoding receptor-type tyrosine-protein phosphatase O isoform X5 gives MPLSTYNCSVTSFSYSTPSKPAHITVTTSAKEMNPSVAAISALAVLSILLIGLLVLFLLVLRKKHLQMTRECGAETFVNFASFERDGKLPYNWRRSLFAFLTLLPSCLWTDYLLAFYINPWSKTALKKRKLTSPVQLDDFEAFFKDMSKDSAYKFSLQFEELKSVGLDLSHDAADLPVNRPKNRYTNILPYDFSRVKLMSMHNDEGSDYINGNYIPGYKHAKEYIATQGPLPETRNDFWKMVLQQKSPIIVMLTQCNERRRVKCDHYWPFTDEPVMYGEISVEMLSETESPEWIIRKFRLGYADETQDVLHLNYTSWPDHGVPTVNAIESILQFVLIVRQQANRTRDPIIVHCSAGVGRTGTFIALDRLMQHIREHEFVDILGMVSEMRSHRLSMVQTEEQYVFIHQCVLLMWQKKKQQSITSDVIYENASKT, from the exons ATGCCATTGTCCACCTACAACTGCTCCGTCACCAGCTTCAGCTACAGCACCCCCAGCAAACCTGCACACATCACCGTCACCACCAGCG ccaAAGAGATGAACCCGAGTGTAGCAGCGATCTCGGCTCTGGCCGTCCTCAGCATCCTGCTCATCGGCCTGCTGGTTCTGTTCCTGCTCGTCCTACGAAAGAAACACCTGCAGATGACCAG AGAATGTGGAGCAGAGACGTTCGTCAACTTCGCTTCATTTGAGAGAGACGGGAAACTACCTTACAACTG GCGAAGAAGCCTCTTTGCCTTCCTTACCCTACTGCCATCCTGCCTTTGGACTGACTATCTTTTGGCTTTTTATATTAATCCTTG GAGCAAGACAGCTTTAAAGAAAAGGAAGCTAACAAG TCCGGTGCAGCTGGACGACTTCGAGGCTTTCTTCAAAGACATGAGCAAAGACTCTGCCTACAAGTTCTCTCTGCAGTTTGAG GAGCTGAAGAGTGTCGGTCTGGATCTTTCCCACGATGCAGCAGATCTGCCGGTCAACAGGCCGAAGAACAGATACACCAACATCCTCCCCT ACGACTTCAGTCGGGTCAAGTTGATGTCGATGCACAACGACGAAGGATCAGACTACATCAACGGCAACTACATACCT GGTTACAAACATGCTAAAGAGTACATCGCCACTCAGGGCCCGCTGCCTGAGACGAGGAATGACTTCTGGAAGAtggtgctgcagcagaaatCTCCCATCATCGTCATGCTTACTCAGTGCAACGAACGACGCAGG GTCAAGTGTGATCACTACTGGCCGTTCACAGATGAGCCCGTCATGTACGGAGAGATCAGCGTGGAGATGCTCTCAGAAACCGAGTCTCCGGAGTGGATCATCAGGAAGTTCCGACTGGGATAT GCCGACGAGACCCAGGACGTCCTGCATCTGAACTACACCTCTTGGCCAGACCACGGCGTCCCCACAGTCAACGCCATCGAGAGCATCCTGCAGTTCGTCCTGATCGTCCGTCAGCAGGCCAACAGAACCAGAGACCCCATCATAGTCCACTGCAG CGCCGGAGTCGGCCGGACGGGGACCTTCATCGCTCTGGATCGTCTGATGCAGCACATCAGAGAGCACGAGTTCGTCGATATCCTGGGCATGGTGTCCGAGATGCGCTCACACCGTCTCTCCATGGTCCAGACCGAG GAGCAGTATGTGTTCATCCATCAGTGCGTCCTGTTGATgtggcagaagaagaagcagcagtcCATCACCTCTGATGTCATCTACGAAAACGCCAGCAAAACATAA